In Nomia melanderi isolate GNS246 chromosome 5, iyNomMela1, whole genome shotgun sequence, a single genomic region encodes these proteins:
- the LOC116424525 gene encoding protein AAR2 homolog — translation MASGKMKIDEDFIGKLVDEAAKVVVLNIPSGTEFGIDLKTWRVTDSFMGIRMIPPGFHYVHYSAVNRIGEPAPRIGFFHTFSISEFLVKKWDEEAEDFSVEAVPEEVVQRLKSNSKQLDRYLACYPFDIWIKWIDLTNLIRPSLAERCAPVCGVVRSALELEHCTDAMRPRGGVLSPRRKKRCGITVEERENELLPDMKPVPGTDLRFTKLPTKYYPDNASPSEITMHSLDSSYALETFLRQLPHPLEIIGEMQLAFVCFLVGQSLDSFDHWKKLIILICDADSAIPKLRGIYIAFLKAIETQLTHVPDDILCDIVDNNNFIYHSLRKLFATIEENSRIDSRLKCQASHFRDRLKAKLAWDFSDMHEVNEDEAPVIVSLD, via the exons ATGGCAAGtgggaaaatgaaaattgacgAAGATTTTATTGGAAAACTTGTAGATGAGGCTGCTAAAGTAGTTGTGCTAAATATTCCAAGTGGTACAGAATTTGGAATTGATTTAAAGACTTGGAGAGTAACCGATAGTTTTATGGGCATCAGAATGATTCCACCAGGATTTCATTACGTGCATTACAG TGCTGTGAATAGGATCGGAGAGCCAGCACCTAGAATTGGATTCTTTCATACATTTAGCATATCTGAATTTTTAGTCAAGAAGTGGGATGAAGAAGCAGAAGATTTTAGTGTAgaag CTGTACCAGAAGAAGTAGTTCAAAGATTAAAGAGTAACTCGAAACAGTTGGACAGATATTTAGCATGCTATCCTTTTGATATATGGATAAAGTGGATAGACTTAACAAATCTTATCAGGCCTTCATTAGCTGAACGTTGTGCACCTGTGTGTGG AGTTGTCAGGTCAGCTTTAGAGTTAGAGCATTGTACCGATGCAATGAGACCAAGAGGTGGAGTATTAAGTCCAAGAAGGAAGAAAAGATGTGGAATCACTGTAGAAGAAAGGGAGAACGAACTACTTCCTGATATGAAACCTGTACCAGGCACAGATCTTCGGTTCACCAAATTGCCAACTAAATATTATCCAGATAACGCATCACCAAGCGAGATCACAATGCATTCCCTTGACTCCAGCTATGCGTTGGAGACATTTTTGAGACAATTACCACA cCCCCTAGAAATTATTGGTGAAATGCAGTTGGCATTTGTTTGTTTTCTGGTTGGACAAAGTTTGGATTCCTTTGACCATTGGAAGAAACTTATAATTCTTATATGCGATGCTGACTCTGCAATACCGAAACTACGAGGGATTTACATCGCATTTTTGAAAGCGATAGAGACTCAACTGACgcatgtacctgatgatatacTTTGCGATATTGTCGataacaacaattttatataccaTAGTCTTCGGAAGCTTTTTGCAACTATAGAGGAAAATTCACGTATAGACAGTCGTTTGAAATGCCAAGCTTCGCACTTCCGTGATCGGTTAAAAGCGAAGTTAGCGTGGGATTTTTCTGACATGCACGAAGTCAACGAGGATGAGGCGCCCGTAATCGTGTCTttagattaa
- the RpL27A gene encoding ribosomal protein L27A, giving the protein MSTHKKKTRKLRGHVSHGHGRIGKHRKHPGGRGNAGGLHHHRINFDKYHPGYFGKLGMRNYHLRRNTKWCPALNLDKLWTLVSEQNRLKYKDSKSKVPVIDLVKAGYYKLLGKGRLPKQPVIVKAKFFSKLAEDKIKAVGGACVLSA; this is encoded by the exons ATG TCTACACACAAAAAGAAGACCAGGAAGCTCCGCGGTCATGTCAGCCATGGTCACGGTCGTATAGGTAAGCACAGGAAACATCCTGGAGGTCGTGGTAATGCTGGTGGTCTTCACCACCATCGTATCAACTTTGACAAATACCATCCTGGCTACTTTGGAAAG ctTGGTATGCGAAATTACCACTTGAGACGGAACACAAAGTGGTGCCCTGCTTTAAATTTGGATAAATTGTGGACACTGGTGTCAGAACAAAACAGGCTTAAATATAAGGATTCAAAGAGCAAAGTACCAGTGATTGATCTCGTGAAAGCG GGATACTACAAACTGCTAGGAAAAGGACGTCTTCCTAAACAACCAGTTATTGTTAAAGCCAAATTCTTCAGCAAATTGGCAGAAGACAAAATCAAGGCTGTTGGAGGTGCATGTGTCCTTTCTGCTTAA
- the Sf3a2 gene encoding splicing factor 3A subunit 2, with protein sequence MDFQNRPGGKTGGGGVASWSESNRDRRERLRQLALETIDLNKDPYFMKNHLGSYECKLCLTLHNNEGSYLAHTQGKKHQANLARRAAKEAKEAPQTLAPEKPRVEPKKFVKIGRPGYRVTKQRDPETGQQSLLFQVDYPEVADNVIPRHRFMSAYEQRVEPPDRKWQYLLFAAEPYETIAFKVPSREVEKAEGKFWTHWNKDTKQFFLQFAFKNEKPSVGKVPPPPVPLIRPGLGPPMVPVPPPPRPPMFNPVPPPPALLATGMQIPPPPPHLA encoded by the exons ATGGATTTCCAAAATCGTCCTGGAGGGAAAACCGGCGGTGGAGGTGTTGCTTCCTGGTCGGAAAGCAACAGAGACAGAAGAGAACGTTTGCGACAACTTGCATTGGAAACTATTGACTTAAACAAAGATccttattttatgaaaaatcattTAGGATCTTACGAATGTAAATTGTGTCTGACACTCCATAACAACGAGGGTAGTTATTTAGCTCATACACAAGGAAAAAAGCATCAGGCCAATTTAGCCAGGAGAGCTGCTAAAGAAGCTAAGGAGGCTCCACAAACACTTGCACCTGAAAAGCCTCGAGTAGAAccaaagaaatttgtaaaaatcgGTAGGCCAGGTTACAGAGTAACTAAACAACGCGACCCGGAAACTGGACAACAGAGTTTATTGTTCCAAGTTGATTATCCAGAAGTTGCAGACAATGTAATTCCACGGCACAGATTTATGTCAGCCTACGAACAAAGGGTTGAACCACCTGATCGTAAATGGCAGTACTTGTTATTCGCAGCAGAACCTTATGAAACAATAGCTTTTAAG GTACCTAGTAGAGAAGTTGAGAAAGCAGAAGGAAAGTTTTGGACGCATTGGAACAAAGATACCAAACAGTTCTTCCTacaatttgcatttaaaaatgaaaagccTTCAGTTGGCAAAGTACCACCACCTCCAGTACCTTTAATTAGACCTGGCTTAGGACCACCAATGGTGCCTGTGCCACCACCACCAAGACCACCAATGTTTAATCCAGTTCCACCACCACCTGCACTTTTAGCCACTGGAATGCAAATACCTCCGCCACCTCCACATTTAgcataa